The Panicum virgatum strain AP13 chromosome 5K, P.virgatum_v5, whole genome shotgun sequence genome has a window encoding:
- the LOC120708345 gene encoding ctenidin-1-like, which yields MMRRGARALRLCALLLVVLLCAASLADVGEARRGGGGGRGGQGGRSIGGAGGVRGSHSGGPRGLSGGTWTACAGSSLLAAAAVLL from the coding sequence ATGATGAGACGGGGTGCCCGTGCCCTGCGGCTGTGCGCGCTCCTGCTCGTCGTGCTCCTCTGCGCGGCGAGCCTCGCGGACGTCGGGGAAGccaggcgcggcggaggcggcgggaggggcggccagggcggccgctccatcggtggcgccggcggagtAAGAGGAAGCCACAGCGGCGGGCCCCGCGGCCTCAGCGGCGGCACCTGGACGGCGTGCGCCGGCTCCTCGCTGCTGGCTGCGGCGGCCGTGCTCCTGTAG
- the LOC120708347 gene encoding 3-hydroxybutyryl-CoA dehydrogenase-like — translation MATASEIAAVGVIGAGQMGSGIAQLAAAAGCAVLLLDADSAALSRAVASISASLRRLAAKGQLSQAACEGSIKRIRCVSTVQDLRDADLVIEAIVENEDVKKKLFVELDKITKPSAILASNTSSISITRLASATKRPSQVIGMHFFNPPPIMKLIEIIRGADTSDEVFAAVKSFSERLEKTVICSQDYPGFIVNRILMPMINEAFWALYTGVATKEDIDTGMKLGTNHPMGPLQLADFIGLDVCLSVLRVLHNGLGDNKYSPCPLLVQYVDAGRLGKKRGVGVYSYGQKSSSLKPKSSL, via the exons ATGGCGACAGCGAGTGAGATCGCGGCGGTGGGCGTGATCGGCGCGGGGCAGATGGGCTCGGGGATCGCCCagctcgcagccgccgccggttgcgccgtcctcctcctcgacgccgactccgccgccctctcccgcgccgtcgcctccatctccgcctcgctccgccgcctcgccgccaagGGCCAGCTCTCCCAG GCAGCGTGCGAAGGCTCCATCAAGCGGATAAGGTGCGTCTCCACCGTGCAAGATCTCAGGGATGCGGATCTTGTGATTGAGGCCATCGTTGAGAACGAAGATGTCAAGAAGAAGCTGTTTGTGGAGCTGGATAAGATCACGAAACCATCCGCCATTCTTGCGTCCAACACTAGCTCCATCTCCATAACCCGCCTGGCTTCAGCTACCAAACGCCCCTCTCAG GTGATAGGCATGCACTTCTTTAACCCTCCTCCGATCATGAAATTGATCGAGATTATCCGAGGAGCTGATACCTCAGATGAGGTGTTTGCTGCAGTCAAATCTTTTTCCGAGAG GCTCGAGAAGACTGTCATATGCTCACAAGATTACCCAGGATTCATTGTGAACCGCATTCTCATGCCGATGATCAATGAGGCATTCTGGGCGCTGTACACCGGAGTGGCCACCAAAGAGGACATTGACACAGGGATGAAGCTGGGCACCAATCATCCAATGGGTCCGCTGCAGCTCGCAGATTTCATTGGGTTGGACGTCTGCCTTTCAGTACTTCGGGTACTTCACAATGGCCTGGGTGATAACAAGTACAGCCCATGCCCTCTTCTCGTTCAATATGTTGA